GCAGGCTCCAGGATACCGGCCGCGTGTCCGTTCCCCTTCGCGTCGCCGAAATCCGCCTGACGCCTCGCGCCCCGACCCGCGCGGCGTCCGTCGGCGAACCGAGACGATGCGTCCGCTGCGGACACTGACAGAGTGAGAGACGACGGCGGCCCGCCGGCTCGTCGCCGCACGCAGACGCCCCGCAGGACGGACACGATGGAGATCTCCGGCACAGACGACGCCGCGCTGGTCGCGCGCGCCGCGGACGGGAGCGAGCAGGCGTTCCGGCAGCTGTACCGCCGGCACGTGCGCCCCGTCTACTGGATCGCGCACGGGCTCCTCCACTCCGCGGCCGACGCCGAGGACGTGGTGCAGGAGACCTTCGTCGTGGCCTGGCGAAAGCTCTCCGGCTTCGAACTCGCCGGAGAGTCGCTCCTCCCCTGGCTCGCGACGATCTGCCGGTTCCAGGCGGCGAACCGCCTGCGCGCGCTGCGGCGTGCGGAGGCGGACGAGCTGGACGAGCGCTCCCCCGCCGCCTTGGACGTGGAGCAGCAGGTGATCGACGCCGACCTGGCCGAGCGGGTCCTCCAGGCGGTCGACGGCCTGAGCCCGCTCGACCAGCGCATCTTCCGGCTGTGCGTCGGCGAGGGCTACGCCTATCAGGCCGCGGCCGACGAGCTCGGCGTGGCGCACGGCGTCGTGCGCAATCGTCTCTCCCGCATCCGCACGAGACTGCGGACCGTCGTGAGAGAGGAGGCGTCATGAACACGGATATGAAGGATGAGCTGCCCGACGTGTCCGACGAGACGCTCGCCGGCATCGAGGACCGGGTGTTCCGGGTCATCGCCGAGGAGCGCGGGTCGCGATCGTCCGCCGCGAAGCGACGGCGGCGCGTCTGGCAGACCGTCGGCGTCGCGGCCGCCCTCGTGACCGTCGCGGCCGTGATCTCACCCGCCGTGCTGCAGGGCGTGAGCGGGAGCGGAAGCTCGGTGATGTCCGAGGGCGGCGCGGTGAACGAGGCGCCCGTCGCGCCGGACGCGTCCGGCGGCGACGCCGCCGAATCGGCGGAGGAGTCGGCGCCGGGTGCGGAGAGCGCCACGCCCGGCGACCGCGGGGCGGTGACCGATCCCCTCGCCGAGCAGGAGATCGTCCGCACCGCATCGGCGAGCATCGTCGTCGACGACCCGGCGCAGGCCGCCGAGGCGATCGTGACGCTCGCATCCGCGCACGGGGGCTGGGTGGAGCAGCTGTCGATCGGCGCGGATCAGTCGTTCACCGGCCCGGCGGAGACGGGCGGAAGCGCGTGGGTGCCGGACGAGGGCGGCTACGTCACCGTGCGCGTGCCGGTGGATCGGCTGGATCCGGTCATGGAGCAGCTGGATGAGATCGGCGAGGTCGCGAGCACGCAGGTGGGCACCGAGAACGTCACGGCGCAGGCCGTCGACCTGCGGGCCCGGATCGATGCGGCGCGCGCCTCGGTGGAGCGGCTCACACAGCTGCTCGCCGAGGCGGGCAGCGTGGGCGATCTCGTGCAGGTCGAGAGCACGCTGTCCGAGCGGCAGGCCGAGCTCGAGTCGCTCGAGCGTCAGCTGGAGAGCCTCGAGAGTCAGGTCGCGATGTCGACGCTGTCCGTGTCGCTCCAGCGCGATACGCCGCCCGTCGACCCGGACCCGGCGGGCTTCGGCGACGGCCTGGAGGCGGGCTGGAACGGTCTGCTCACGGCGGTGAACGGAACCGTGGTCGCGATCGGATTCCTGCTGCCGTGGATCGCGGTGCTCGCCGTCGTCTGGCTGGCGGTGTGGGGCATCCGGCGTGCGCTGCGCCGGCAGCGTCTCCGGAGAGCGGAGGCACGCGGGCCCGGAAGCAGCTGAACGGGCCGGCGGGATCCCGCCTTAGCATGGTCGGACCCGTGCACCGAGGAGGTCTGGTTGGCTTCGTCCCACCCGTACGCGTCCAAGCCCTGGCTCGCGGCGTATCCGCCCGATGTCCCCGCCTCGATCGGAGAGGTGACGCAGACGCTGCTGGCCATGCTCGCTGACAGCGTGAGACGTCACGGCCGCAGGACCGCGCTCGAATTCTTCGGCGCCGGCGTCACGTATCGCACGCTGTGGCGGGAGATCGAGCTCGCGGCGGAGGGCCTGCGCCGCCGCGGTGTCGCGAAGGGCGATCGCGTCGCGATCGTGCTGCCGAACTGTCCGCAGCACGTCATCGCGTTCTACGCCGTGCTGCGCCTCGGCGCGATCGTCGTCGAGCACAACCCGCTCTACACCGCGCGTGAGCTGCGGCACCAGTTCGAGGACCACGGCGCGCGCCATGCCATCGTGTGGGACAAGGTGCACGACACCGTGGCGGAGTTCCCGTCGGACATCCGTCCCGGGGTGATCGTGAGCGTGGACATCACGGCGGCGCTTCCGCTGGCGAAGCGCGTCGCGCTGCGCCTGCCTGTCCCCAAAGCGCGCGAGACGCGCGCCAGGCTGACCGCACGCCCCAGCGGCCGGCGCATTCTCACCTGGAAGGACCTCACCGGCGGGCGAGGCCTTCGACGCTCCTTCGCCGGCCCAGACCTGGACGACGTCGCTCTGCTGCAGTACACGAGCGGGACGACCGGCGCGCCCAAGGGGGCGATGCTCACGCACCGCAACCTGCGCGCGAACGCGATGCAGGGCGAGGCGTGGGTTCCCGGCCTGCGCAAGGGCGCGGAGACGTTCTACGCCGTGCTGCCGCTGTTCCACGCGTACGGCCTCACGCTGTGCCTGACGTTCGCGATGAGCATCGGAGCGAAGCTCGTGCTCTTCCCGACGTTCGACGTGGAGCTCGTCGCGCAGGCCTCGCGCAAGAGCCCGCCCACCTTCCTTCCGGCAGTGCCGCCGATCTACGACCAGCTCGCGCGGGCAGCCGCGCACGGGCGGCTGGATGTCAGCAGCGTGCGATTCGCGATATCGGGCGCGATGAGCCTGCCTGTCGCCACGGTCGAGCGCTGGGAAGATGCCTCGGGCGGTCTGCTCGTCGAGGGCTACGGCATGACCGAGGCGTCCCCCGTCGCGCTGGGCAA
The Microbacterium sp. JZ31 genome window above contains:
- a CDS encoding RNA polymerase sigma factor — protein: MEISGTDDAALVARAADGSEQAFRQLYRRHVRPVYWIAHGLLHSAADAEDVVQETFVVAWRKLSGFELAGESLLPWLATICRFQAANRLRALRRAEADELDERSPAALDVEQQVIDADLAERVLQAVDGLSPLDQRIFRLCVGEGYAYQAAADELGVAHGVVRNRLSRIRTRLRTVVREEAS
- a CDS encoding DUF4349 domain-containing protein, with protein sequence MNTDMKDELPDVSDETLAGIEDRVFRVIAEERGSRSSAAKRRRRVWQTVGVAAALVTVAAVISPAVLQGVSGSGSSVMSEGGAVNEAPVAPDASGGDAAESAEESAPGAESATPGDRGAVTDPLAEQEIVRTASASIVVDDPAQAAEAIVTLASAHGGWVEQLSIGADQSFTGPAETGGSAWVPDEGGYVTVRVPVDRLDPVMEQLDEIGEVASTQVGTENVTAQAVDLRARIDAARASVERLTQLLAEAGSVGDLVQVESTLSERQAELESLERQLESLESQVAMSTLSVSLQRDTPPVDPDPAGFGDGLEAGWNGLLTAVNGTVVAIGFLLPWIAVLAVVWLAVWGIRRALRRQRLRRAEARGPGSS
- a CDS encoding long-chain-fatty-acid--CoA ligase, translated to MASSHPYASKPWLAAYPPDVPASIGEVTQTLLAMLADSVRRHGRRTALEFFGAGVTYRTLWREIELAAEGLRRRGVAKGDRVAIVLPNCPQHVIAFYAVLRLGAIVVEHNPLYTARELRHQFEDHGARHAIVWDKVHDTVAEFPSDIRPGVIVSVDITAALPLAKRVALRLPVPKARETRARLTARPSGRRILTWKDLTGGRGLRRSFAGPDLDDVALLQYTSGTTGAPKGAMLTHRNLRANAMQGEAWVPGLRKGAETFYAVLPLFHAYGLTLCLTFAMSIGAKLVLFPTFDVELVAQASRKSPPTFLPAVPPIYDQLARAAAHGRLDVSSVRFAISGAMSLPVATVERWEDASGGLLVEGYGMTEASPVALGNPMGPTRRPGTVGVPFPSTDIRVVDPDDPAKDVPPGEAGELLVRGPQVFGGYWQRPAETAAVLLTGGWLRTGDVATVSSDGFVTIVDRLKELIITGGFNVSPTEVEQTLESHPDVSAAAVVAVPRGDGGEAVAAAVVLREGASVDLGGLRDFCRLHLAEYKVPRRIVAMDDLPRSLIGKVLRREVRQRIVGK